From one Armatimonadota bacterium genomic stretch:
- a CDS encoding AIR synthase family protein, whose product MVVGKVPPDLLRRLVFPHLPTRPEVLVSAGIGRDSAVLDFAPHACVVTIDPITGAGAHLGRLAVHVACNDVAAMGAEPVALLLALLLPEGTGEEELEAIMREAGAVAARLGVAIAGGHSEVTDRVTHPVAIVAAIGRAPQDGVLRPDAVRPGHGLLLTKGAGLEGTAILASDLAGRLRERVPEAVLARARSFVEELSVLPESRVAAAHGAVAMHDVTEGGVLTAAWEFAEAAGLGVEVWAERVPVREETLAVCRALDADPLALIGSGALLVAAPAPDRTLAALRRAGIEAAEIGVFRARERVLHRGGRTGPLEPPARDELWRLLGDP is encoded by the coding sequence ATGGTCGTGGGGAAGGTGCCGCCCGACCTGCTCCGGCGGCTCGTCTTCCCCCACCTGCCCACCCGTCCCGAGGTCCTGGTCTCCGCGGGGATCGGACGGGACAGCGCCGTGCTGGACTTCGCCCCCCACGCCTGCGTCGTCACCATCGACCCCATCACCGGCGCCGGGGCCCACCTGGGCCGCCTGGCCGTCCACGTCGCCTGCAACGACGTGGCCGCCATGGGCGCCGAGCCGGTGGCGCTGCTCCTGGCCCTCCTCCTCCCCGAGGGCACCGGGGAGGAGGAGCTGGAGGCGATCATGCGGGAGGCGGGCGCGGTGGCGGCACGGCTGGGCGTGGCCATCGCCGGCGGCCACAGCGAGGTCACCGATCGTGTCACCCATCCCGTCGCCATCGTGGCCGCCATCGGCCGGGCCCCGCAGGACGGCGTGCTCCGGCCCGACGCCGTGCGTCCGGGGCACGGCCTCCTCCTCACCAAGGGGGCGGGGCTGGAAGGGACGGCCATATTGGCCAGCGACCTGGCCGGCCGCCTGCGGGAGCGGGTGCCCGAGGCCGTGCTGGCGCGGGCCCGGAGCTTCGTGGAGGAGCTCAGCGTCCTCCCGGAGAGCCGGGTGGCGGCCGCCCACGGTGCCGTAGCGATGCACGACGTCACGGAAGGAGGCGTGCTGACCGCCGCCTGGGAGTTCGCCGAAGCGGCCGGGCTGGGCGTGGAGGTGTGGGCGGAACGGGTGCCGGTGCGCGAGGAGACGCTGGCGGTGTGCCGGGCGCTCGACGCGGACCCGCTGGCGCTGATCGGCAGCGGCGCCCTGCTGGTGGCTGCCCCGGCCCCGGACCGGACCCTGGCGGCCCTGCGGAGAGCCGGCATCGAGGCCGCGGAGATCGGCGTCTTCCGCGCCAGGGAGCGGGTGCTGCACCGCGGCGGCCGCACAGGGCCGCTCGAGCCCCCTGCGCGCGACGAGCTGTGGCGGCTGCTCGGGGATCCCTGA
- the hslO gene encoding Hsp33 family molecular chaperone HslO: MPDRLVRAIAHEGTVLGFAAVTTETVEEARRRHRTAPTATAALGRTLAATAMLGAALKDGQRLTVRVLGDGPLGGILSDGNARGEVRGYVANPHVDLPLTARKKLDVGRAVGRGTLHVTRDLGMRYPYHGSVPLVSGEIGEDVAHFLLVSDQVPSVVALGVLVAPDGRVLAAGGYILQVLPGADPAVTHYLEERVAALPPVTQLVHRGRSAEEILRLALGDLGGRVLEEKTVAFRCGCSRERVEAVLVALGREELSRLVAEEGRAEVTCRFCGERYVLEPDEVEDLFSRPA; this comes from the coding sequence ATGCCCGACCGGCTGGTCCGCGCCATCGCCCATGAGGGGACCGTGCTGGGCTTCGCCGCGGTCACCACCGAGACCGTGGAGGAGGCCCGCCGGCGCCACCGCACCGCCCCCACCGCCACGGCCGCGCTCGGCCGCACCCTCGCCGCCACCGCCATGCTCGGTGCGGCGCTGAAGGACGGCCAGCGCCTGACCGTGCGGGTGCTGGGGGACGGGCCGCTCGGCGGCATCCTCTCCGACGGGAACGCCCGGGGCGAGGTGCGGGGCTACGTGGCCAACCCGCACGTCGACCTGCCGCTGACGGCGCGCAAGAAGCTCGACGTGGGCCGGGCGGTCGGCCGGGGCACCCTGCACGTCACGCGCGACCTGGGGATGCGCTACCCCTACCACGGCAGCGTGCCGCTGGTCTCCGGGGAGATCGGCGAGGACGTGGCCCACTTCCTGCTCGTCTCCGACCAGGTGCCCTCTGTGGTGGCGCTGGGGGTGCTGGTGGCCCCCGACGGCCGCGTGTTGGCTGCCGGCGGCTACATCCTGCAGGTCCTGCCGGGGGCCGACCCCGCGGTGACGCACTACCTGGAGGAGCGGGTGGCGGCCCTCCCGCCGGTGACGCAGCTCGTCCACCGGGGGCGCAGCGCCGAGGAGATCCTGCGGCTGGCCCTGGGCGACCTCGGGGGGCGCGTCCTGGAGGAGAAGACCGTGGCCTTCCGCTGCGGCTGCTCGCGGGAGCGCGTCGAGGCCGTGCTGGTGGCGCTGGGTCGGGAGGAGCTGTCGCGGCTGGTGGCAGAGGAAGGGCGGGCCGAGGTGACCTGTCGCTTCTGCGGCGAGCGCTACGTCCTCGAGCCGGACGAGGTGGAGGACCTCTTCAGCCGGCCCGCCTGA
- a CDS encoding thiamine diphosphokinase, protein MAAARRTGGVALVVTHGPGRHRRVLRTLAARAAQVIAADGGARLARQAGVRPDLVVGDLDSLDRATDRWLAAQGVPRRVLPQAKDMTDGEVAVREAVRRGAAEVAIFSPAGGRLDQLLANVFLLRTARALGVRARLYDGRAVAWLVDGATEVAGRPGEVVSLIPLTPQVDGVRLRGLRWSLRGATLRAGTTRALSNELVAPPARVAVRRGELLVVHFPARPASPMGYNSPYHARPAGPRHRP, encoded by the coding sequence ATGGCCGCGGCCCGCCGCACGGGGGGAGTGGCCCTCGTGGTGACCCACGGCCCGGGGCGCCACCGTCGGGTCCTGCGCACACTGGCAGCCCGGGCCGCCCAGGTCATCGCGGCGGACGGCGGCGCCCGGCTGGCCCGGCAGGCGGGCGTGCGTCCGGATCTGGTGGTGGGCGACCTGGACTCGCTCGACCGGGCCACCGACCGGTGGCTGGCCGCGCAGGGCGTCCCGCGCCGGGTCCTCCCCCAGGCCAAGGACATGACGGACGGGGAGGTGGCGGTGCGCGAGGCGGTCCGGCGCGGTGCCGCCGAGGTGGCCATCTTCAGCCCGGCCGGCGGCCGCCTCGACCAGCTGTTGGCCAACGTCTTCCTTCTGCGGACGGCGCGCGCGCTGGGCGTCCGGGCGCGGCTCTACGATGGCCGCGCCGTGGCCTGGCTGGTGGACGGGGCGACGGAGGTCGCGGGGCGGCCGGGAGAGGTCGTCTCCCTCATCCCGCTCACGCCCCAGGTGGACGGCGTCCGCCTGCGCGGCCTGCGCTGGTCCCTGCGGGGGGCGACGCTGCGCGCCGGCACGACGCGCGCCCTCAGCAACGAGCTCGTCGCTCCGCCGGCACGCGTGGCGGTGCGCCGCGGCGAGCTGCTCGTGGTCCACTTCCCCGCCCGCCCCGCGTCGCCAATGGGCTACAATAGCCCATACCATGCCCGACCGGCTGGTCCGCGCCATCGCCCATGA
- the thiT gene encoding energy-coupled thiamine transporter ThiT yields the protein MARERILRLTETAIAVALVAVLSNIKVYQMPQGGSITAGSMVPVFYIALRWGAPWGMLAGALAGVVNYLTDPYFVHPVQVLLDYPVAFGALGLAGLLQRWPAVGVVVGGASRFLSHVLSGVVFFASFAPKGTSPLVYSLVYNGSYMLPEVVISIVLTLLLLRSLPRLEPVAR from the coding sequence ATGGCGCGGGAGCGGATCCTGCGGCTGACGGAGACGGCCATCGCCGTCGCGCTGGTGGCCGTCCTCAGCAACATCAAGGTCTATCAGATGCCCCAGGGCGGGTCGATCACGGCGGGGAGCATGGTGCCGGTCTTCTACATCGCGCTGCGGTGGGGGGCTCCCTGGGGGATGCTCGCCGGGGCGCTCGCCGGGGTGGTCAACTACCTGACCGACCCGTACTTCGTCCACCCGGTGCAGGTGCTGCTCGACTACCCGGTGGCCTTCGGGGCGCTCGGGCTGGCGGGGCTCCTGCAGCGCTGGCCGGCGGTGGGCGTGGTGGTCGGCGGGGCCAGCCGCTTCCTCAGCCACGTCCTCTCCGGCGTGGTCTTCTTCGCTTCCTTCGCGCCCAAGGGGACCTCGCCGCTGGTCTACTCCCTGGTCTACAACGGCAGCTACATGCTCCCGGAGGTCGTGATCAGCATCGTCCTCACGTTGCTGCTGCTGCGGAGCCTGCCGCGGTTGGAACCGGTTGCCCGCTGA
- a CDS encoding histidinol-phosphatase, producing the protein MSYHNHPHYCDGSGTVEAYARAALAAALTDLGLSSHAPVPVASVWHMPLEALPAYAAEVRAVREAFRGRLAVRLGLEVDYLPPELVPEGEAFQREHLFAAPLEYAVASVHYIGRDPSGRPFAIDESAEAFHRQVTEVYGGDARPLVEAYYAATAALAAQARHWPCPVILGHLDKVKMWNVAERYFPAAAPWYVEAAEQALEAVRAAGLVVEVNTAGLRAPCREAYPAPWLLRRCRALGIPVTLSSDAHRPEDVAAHFVEARALVRAAGYTSVAMLEDGRWGLRPLPSDG; encoded by the coding sequence ATGAGCTACCACAACCACCCGCACTACTGCGACGGGAGCGGCACGGTGGAGGCCTACGCCCGGGCGGCCCTGGCCGCCGCCCTGACCGACCTCGGCCTCTCCAGCCACGCCCCGGTGCCGGTGGCCTCGGTCTGGCACATGCCCCTGGAGGCGCTCCCGGCGTACGCCGCCGAGGTGCGGGCGGTGCGCGAGGCGTTCCGCGGACGCCTGGCCGTCCGCCTCGGCCTGGAGGTGGACTACCTGCCGCCGGAGCTCGTCCCCGAGGGGGAGGCCTTCCAGCGCGAGCACCTCTTCGCCGCACCCCTTGAGTACGCCGTGGCGAGCGTCCACTACATCGGCCGGGATCCCTCGGGGAGGCCGTTTGCCATCGACGAGTCCGCGGAGGCGTTCCACCGGCAGGTGACCGAGGTCTACGGCGGGGACGCCCGCCCCCTGGTGGAGGCCTACTACGCCGCCACCGCCGCCCTGGCCGCGCAGGCGCGGCACTGGCCCTGCCCGGTGATCCTCGGCCACCTCGACAAGGTGAAGATGTGGAACGTGGCCGAGCGCTACTTCCCCGCAGCCGCGCCCTGGTACGTCGAGGCAGCCGAGCAGGCCCTCGAGGCGGTCCGCGCCGCCGGGCTGGTGGTAGAGGTGAACACCGCCGGGCTGCGCGCCCCCTGCCGCGAGGCCTACCCGGCGCCGTGGCTCCTGCGGCGCTGCCGCGCCCTGGGGATTCCCGTCACGCTCTCCTCCGACGCCCACCGGCCCGAGGACGTGGCGGCCCACTTCGTGGAGGCCCGCGCGCTGGTGCGCGCGGCGGGGTACACGTCGGTGGCGATGCTGGAGGACGGGCGGTGGGGCCTGCGCCCGCTCCCATCGGACGGGTGA
- the rpmB gene encoding 50S ribosomal protein L28: MARRCEICGKGTATGYSISHSHVRSKRRFRANLQRIRGVVDGRVRRITVCTSCLTAGKVRRAG; this comes from the coding sequence ATGGCCAGGCGGTGCGAGATCTGCGGCAAGGGGACGGCGACGGGCTACTCCATCAGCCACTCCCACGTGCGGAGCAAGCGCCGGTTCCGGGCGAACCTGCAGCGCATCCGCGGCGTGGTCGACGGGCGGGTGCGCCGCATCACCGTCTGCACCTCGTGCCTGACCGCCGGCAAGGTCAGGCGGGCCGGCTGA